A DNA window from Candidatus Binatia bacterium contains the following coding sequences:
- the lpxA gene encoding acyl-ACP--UDP-N-acetylglucosamine O-acyltransferase, with amino-acid sequence MSETRIHPTAVVAAGAEIDADVEIGPYAIVGPHVRIGRGTVVGPHAVIEGRTTIGAGNRIFHHASVGAVPQDLKYRGEDAQLVIGDHNTVREFATLHIGTAGGGMITAVGSHNLLMNFTHVAHDCRLGDRNILANGAQLGGHVTIEDFVIVGALTGIHQFVHIGESAILGAGSMVSQDVPPFCSATGDRARLLGLNLLGLKRRGFDEAAVRELKRAYRLMFQSKLKVVDAVARIRAEVKPSPEVDRFVAFVEGSERGVCR; translated from the coding sequence GTGAGTGAAACGCGCATCCATCCGACGGCGGTCGTCGCCGCCGGCGCGGAGATCGACGCCGATGTCGAGATCGGCCCGTACGCGATCGTCGGCCCGCACGTGCGCATCGGACGGGGGACGGTGGTGGGCCCGCACGCGGTGATCGAGGGGCGGACGACGATCGGTGCAGGCAACCGCATCTTCCACCACGCCTCGGTGGGGGCGGTGCCGCAGGACCTCAAGTATCGCGGCGAGGACGCGCAACTCGTCATCGGCGACCACAACACCGTCCGCGAGTTCGCGACGCTGCATATCGGGACGGCGGGCGGGGGAATGATCACCGCGGTCGGCAGCCACAACCTCCTGATGAACTTCACCCATGTTGCGCACGACTGCCGGCTCGGCGACCGTAATATCCTCGCCAACGGGGCGCAGCTCGGCGGGCACGTGACCATCGAGGACTTCGTCATCGTCGGGGCGCTGACCGGCATTCACCAGTTTGTGCATATCGGCGAGTCGGCCATTCTCGGGGCCGGGTCGATGGTGTCGCAGGACGTGCCGCCCTTCTGCAGTGCGACTGGCGACCGGGCGCGACTGCTCGGACTCAACCTGCTGGGTCTCAAACGCCGCGGGTTCGACGAGGCCGCGGTGCGCGAGCTGAAGCGGGCCTACCGGCTAATGTTTCAGTCGAAGCTCAAGGTGGTCGATGCGGTTGCCCGGATCCGCGCCGAGGTCAAGCCGTCGCCGGAGGTTGATCGCTTCGTCGCGTTCGTGGAAGGGTCCGAGCGGGGAGTGTGTCGCTAG
- a CDS encoding OmpH family outer membrane protein: protein MNGFRVLVASAAALLVTVAAVRAEEKIGYVDLQRALNESDAGRKAKEEFKVDVDKLQAKLKKQKDEIDGLKDQLEKKALVMKDAERDNAEEEYRRKLRDFERNYKDSQADLQRKDGELTGAIIKELQEVIREYGEKEGFTVILEASNSAVLYGAKNADLTDQIIRQYNSGSRKK, encoded by the coding sequence ATGAATGGTTTCAGGGTACTGGTGGCGAGCGCGGCGGCGTTGTTGGTTACGGTGGCGGCAGTTCGCGCCGAGGAAAAGATCGGGTACGTCGACTTGCAGCGGGCGCTCAACGAGTCCGACGCCGGGCGCAAGGCGAAGGAGGAGTTCAAGGTCGACGTCGACAAACTCCAGGCGAAGCTCAAGAAACAGAAGGACGAAATCGACGGTCTCAAGGATCAGCTCGAGAAGAAAGCCCTGGTGATGAAGGACGCGGAGCGCGACAACGCCGAGGAAGAGTACCGGCGCAAGCTGCGCGACTTCGAACGCAACTACAAGGATTCGCAGGCGGATCTGCAGCGCAAGGACGGCGAACTTACCGGCGCCATCATCAAGGAGCTGCAGGAAGTGATTCGGGAATACGGCGAAAAGGAGGGTTTCACCGTAATTCTCGAGGCGAGCAACAGTGCGGTTCTTTACGGGGCCAAGAACGCCGACCTCACCGACCAGATCATTCGGCAATACAATAGCGGTAGCCGTAAGAAGTAA
- the bamA gene encoding outer membrane protein assembly factor BamA, with translation MLLAVTAPAAGAEDDARIDRVDVRGEKRVEEEAIRVQLRSQPGTRLDEATVDSDIKALYRMGFFDNIEADFSRENGLGVLTYTVRERPLIGQVRIEGNDKLDREELDAAFKIRPNTILDPGKVRTGIDEAKKLYEKKGYLDATITYKTEPAPDDEVVLQYDIDEGKVVRITSLNLEGAQAFTPAQLKGVMQTQEEWFLSFLTGRGNLDNEVLKADTERLTAYYYDNGYIDVKISDPVVERKEKGLQVTIKIDEGEQYKVGTVTITGDMLPDQERARGALALESGDVFRTSKLREDINTLTEVYGDEGYAFVNITPDTRVNPEDKTVDVSYKASKGPQVYIDKIEITGNSKTRDKVIRREILLGEQELFSGSRLRRSQERLKRLGFFEDVNITTRRAENEDRLDLLVDVKEASTGSFSAGAGISSGEAFLFNIRLTEINLFGRGQRLTLNADFGSIRRNFSLDFTEPYVMDTLVTGRVSAFNWRLIFGDFTRGGTGGSVGLLYPLAALGWGTFLGVPLEDWRGGLEYRIEEASITDVAFDAPSVIRAEQGESLTSAIVPRLFRDTRNHPFDPTSGTLMDFAFEIAGLGGQSKFIKPEARVRWYYPFYRTPSLGTFVFSLGGTLGLGYGYGDRRELPLFERYFPGGINSVRGFRILSLGPQNVVQNSYGKIISRDPIGGSEQLIFNTEVIFPIAESLGLKGVAFFDAGNAFTVSQGIDFPEMRLAVGGGVRWLSPVGPLRIEIGFPINKQVGDDTQTVMFSFGGPP, from the coding sequence ATGCTGCTGGCCGTGACCGCACCGGCGGCCGGCGCCGAGGATGACGCGCGTATCGACCGCGTCGACGTCCGCGGCGAGAAGCGCGTCGAGGAAGAGGCGATCCGCGTGCAGTTGCGATCGCAGCCGGGGACCCGCCTGGACGAGGCCACGGTCGACAGCGACATCAAAGCGCTCTACCGCATGGGTTTCTTCGACAACATCGAAGCGGATTTCTCCCGGGAGAACGGCCTCGGCGTCCTGACTTATACCGTCCGCGAGCGACCGCTGATCGGCCAGGTTCGCATCGAGGGCAACGACAAGCTGGATCGCGAGGAGCTCGACGCCGCCTTCAAAATCAGGCCCAACACCATCCTCGACCCCGGCAAGGTCCGCACCGGCATCGACGAGGCGAAAAAGCTCTACGAGAAAAAGGGCTATCTCGACGCGACGATCACGTACAAGACCGAGCCCGCCCCGGACGACGAGGTCGTGCTGCAGTACGACATCGACGAGGGTAAAGTCGTGCGCATTACCAGCCTCAATCTCGAGGGGGCGCAGGCCTTCACGCCGGCACAGCTCAAGGGGGTCATGCAAACTCAGGAGGAGTGGTTCCTGTCCTTCCTGACCGGGCGCGGCAATCTCGACAACGAAGTGCTGAAGGCCGACACCGAGCGGCTCACCGCGTACTACTACGACAACGGATACATCGACGTGAAGATCTCCGACCCCGTCGTCGAGCGCAAGGAGAAGGGCCTTCAGGTCACCATCAAGATCGACGAGGGCGAGCAGTACAAGGTCGGCACGGTCACCATAACCGGGGATATGCTCCCGGATCAGGAACGCGCCCGCGGGGCGCTCGCGCTCGAATCCGGAGATGTCTTCCGGACCAGCAAGCTGCGCGAGGATATCAACACCCTGACCGAGGTGTACGGCGACGAAGGGTACGCCTTCGTCAACATCACTCCCGACACCCGCGTGAACCCCGAAGACAAGACCGTCGATGTCTCCTACAAGGCCAGCAAAGGCCCGCAGGTGTACATCGACAAGATCGAGATCACCGGCAACAGCAAGACCCGGGACAAGGTCATTCGCCGCGAGATCCTGCTGGGCGAGCAGGAGCTGTTTTCGGGCTCGCGCCTGCGGCGCAGTCAGGAACGGCTGAAGCGGCTGGGGTTCTTCGAAGACGTGAACATCACGACCCGGCGGGCGGAGAACGAGGACCGTCTCGACCTGCTGGTCGACGTGAAGGAAGCGTCCACGGGTTCGTTCTCGGCCGGGGCCGGCATCTCGTCGGGAGAGGCGTTCCTGTTCAATATCCGCCTGACGGAGATCAATCTCTTCGGACGCGGGCAGCGGCTCACCTTGAACGCGGACTTCGGTTCCATCCGCCGCAACTTCAGCCTCGACTTCACCGAGCCGTACGTGATGGACACGCTGGTCACCGGTCGCGTCAGTGCCTTCAACTGGCGGCTGATCTTCGGCGACTTCACCCGTGGCGGTACGGGCGGCAGTGTCGGTTTGCTCTACCCGCTGGCGGCGCTCGGCTGGGGTACGTTCCTCGGGGTTCCGCTCGAGGACTGGCGCGGGGGGCTGGAGTACCGGATCGAGGAGGCTTCGATTACCGATGTCGCCTTCGACGCTCCGTCGGTGATCCGGGCCGAGCAGGGCGAGAGCCTGACCAGTGCGATTGTGCCGCGGCTGTTCCGCGATACCCGCAACCACCCGTTCGACCCGACCAGCGGTACGTTGATGGACTTCGCCTTCGAAATCGCCGGCCTCGGCGGTCAGAGCAAGTTCATCAAGCCGGAAGCGCGCGTGCGCTGGTACTACCCCTTCTACCGCACGCCGTCGCTGGGAACCTTCGTGTTTTCGCTCGGCGGGACGCTCGGGCTCGGCTATGGTTACGGGGACCGCCGTGAGCTGCCTCTCTTCGAACGCTACTTCCCCGGCGGCATCAACTCCGTGCGCGGCTTTCGCATCCTGTCTCTCGGGCCGCAAAACGTCGTGCAGAATTCCTACGGGAAGATCATCAGCCGCGATCCGATCGGCGGTAGCGAGCAGCTCATATTCAACACCGAGGTTATCTTCCCGATCGCCGAATCGCTCGGCCTGAAGGGAGTGGCGTTCTTCGATGCCGGTAACGCATTCACGGTTTCGCAGGGAATCGATTTCCCGGAGATGCGGCTGGCCGTTGGCGGCGGTGTCCGCTGGCTGTCGCCGGTGGGGCCGTTGCGCATCGAGATCGGGTTCCCCATCAATAAGCAGGTAGGGGACGACACGCAGACGGTCATGTTTTCGTTCGGGGGCCCCCCGTGA
- a CDS encoding ABC transporter ATP-binding protein, producing the protein MSEPLIRTVGLSKHYGDGQRIDVLVDLDMQVEAGESVAIVGQSGVGKSTLLHVLGTLDRPSTGRVLFGGVDVFGLSEREQAGFRNREIGFIFQFHHLLPDFTALENVMMPALIRGLGAAETEARARALLDRVGLGERLTHKPGELSGGEQQRVAVARAVVLSPRVVLADEPTGNLDPETGAEVHRLLLELNREHRLTLVIVTHNQELAAQVDRRLRLHNGKLH; encoded by the coding sequence ATGAGTGAGCCGCTCATTCGGACGGTCGGTCTGTCCAAGCACTACGGGGACGGGCAGCGTATCGACGTGCTGGTGGACCTCGACATGCAGGTCGAGGCGGGGGAGTCCGTGGCGATCGTCGGGCAGTCGGGGGTCGGCAAGAGCACGTTGCTGCACGTGCTGGGTACACTCGATCGGCCTTCGACGGGTCGCGTGCTGTTCGGGGGCGTCGACGTGTTCGGCCTGAGCGAGCGCGAGCAGGCGGGGTTCCGCAACCGCGAGATCGGTTTCATCTTTCAGTTCCATCATCTGCTGCCGGACTTCACGGCGCTCGAGAACGTGATGATGCCGGCGCTGATCCGAGGGCTGGGAGCGGCCGAGACGGAGGCCCGGGCGCGGGCTTTGCTGGACAGGGTGGGTCTCGGCGAGCGGCTGACGCACAAGCCGGGCGAGCTTTCCGGAGGCGAGCAGCAGCGCGTTGCCGTGGCCCGTGCGGTCGTGTTGTCGCCGCGCGTCGTGCTCGCCGACGAACCGACCGGGAATCTCGATCCGGAAACCGGCGCCGAGGTGCACCGTCTGCTGCTCGAGCTCAACCGTGAACATCGGCTCACCCTCGTTATCGTCACCCATAACCAGGAGCTCGCCGCCCAGGTCGATCGGAGATTGCGGCTGCACAACGGCAAGTTGCACTGA
- a CDS encoding ABC transporter permease produces MRYEFLIGLRYLRAKRTETFISLNTVFSVLGVTAGVMTLNIVLAVMTGFEEDLRDRILGFNPHVAIHGDGGRVPLAAAAVEKVRALPGVVAVAPVVEGQAMLAAERSVTGAKVVGLPPDFDVLDIESRLSAGRLADLERLHEVALENGHEGAVELGGIVLAKEVTRQLGVGVGDPVTLISPVTKPTAIGMIPRVKRFVVVGVFDSGMAEPLAFMHLPDAQRFFDLDRDVSDIEVRVRDAEAADAVAAAIRTALPPGVRVRDWMESNRSLFSALRLEKTVYFIVLLLIVVVAAFNIVTTLIMVVMEKRKDIAVLKSMGATAAGVARIFVFKGMLVGMAGTLCGNLLGFAACWLLGRYELVELPKDVFYVNTLPVVMHVEYFVAVTVAALAISVAATLYPARQAARLVPVDVIRYE; encoded by the coding sequence ATGCGCTACGAATTCCTCATCGGCCTCCGCTACCTGCGAGCCAAGCGTACGGAGACCTTTATTTCGCTCAACACGGTGTTCTCCGTCCTCGGCGTTACCGCGGGGGTGATGACCCTCAACATCGTGCTGGCGGTAATGACCGGCTTCGAGGAAGACTTGCGCGACCGGATTCTCGGCTTCAATCCGCATGTGGCGATCCATGGCGACGGGGGCCGCGTGCCGCTGGCGGCCGCGGCGGTGGAGAAGGTACGAGCCCTTCCCGGCGTGGTCGCCGTGGCCCCCGTGGTCGAGGGCCAGGCGATGCTGGCGGCCGAGCGCAGCGTTACCGGGGCGAAGGTGGTCGGACTGCCTCCCGATTTCGACGTGCTGGACATCGAGAGTCGACTGAGTGCCGGACGGCTCGCCGACCTGGAGCGCCTGCACGAGGTGGCGCTCGAAAATGGGCACGAGGGGGCGGTTGAACTCGGGGGTATTGTCCTCGCCAAGGAAGTAACGCGCCAGTTGGGGGTCGGTGTTGGCGACCCCGTGACTCTGATCTCCCCGGTGACCAAACCGACGGCAATCGGGATGATCCCGCGCGTCAAGCGATTCGTCGTCGTTGGCGTATTCGACTCGGGCATGGCCGAGCCGTTGGCGTTCATGCACCTCCCGGACGCGCAGCGCTTCTTCGATCTCGACCGCGACGTCAGCGACATCGAGGTCCGGGTGCGGGACGCCGAAGCGGCCGATGCGGTTGCGGCGGCGATTCGGACGGCGCTGCCGCCGGGGGTGCGGGTGCGCGATTGGATGGAGAGCAACCGCAGTCTGTTTTCGGCGCTGCGGCTGGAGAAGACGGTCTACTTTATCGTCTTGCTGCTGATCGTGGTGGTGGCGGCGTTCAACATCGTTACCACGCTGATCATGGTGGTGATGGAGAAGCGCAAGGACATCGCGGTGTTGAAATCGATGGGGGCGACGGCCGCAGGGGTGGCGCGCATCTTCGTCTTCAAGGGCATGCTGGTCGGTATGGCCGGCACGCTGTGCGGCAACCTCCTCGGCTTTGCTGCCTGCTGGCTGCTCGGCCGTTACGAGCTGGTCGAGTTGCCAAAGGACGTGTTTTACGTCAACACCCTGCCGGTGGTGATGCACGTGGAGTACTTTGTTGCGGTGACCGTTGCGGCCCTGGCGATCAGCGTCGCGGCGACCCTGTACCCGGCGCGGCAGGCGGCGAGGTTAGTGCCGGTGGATGTGATCCGTTATGAGTGA
- a CDS encoding FtsX-like permease family protein, with product MRYELLIGLRYLRAKRKEAFISLITGFATVGLVIGVMTLNVVLAVFTGFEEDLRDRILGFNPHVIVLSFSGTVADPAEVARRLEEVPGVGATAPVVYGQAMLSAPGGVAGAFVRGLAPESAAVLDVPRFLVAGHMDELRRTQRRTTASGTAAELPAIIVGAELARRLGVGVGDAVDVISPVATTAAVGTVPRIGRFVVVGLFDSGMAEHDSSLVYMDLPSAQHFFGLGAAVTGVEVRLTDLYAARALAGTIAHHLGFPFVVRDWMDLNRNLFGALRVGKTVYFIVILLIVLVAAFNVVSTLVLVVMEKRKDIAILKSMGATRAGVGRIFVSKGLIIGTVGTALGNLLALGVCYLITQYRVIELPRDVYGMDRLQVKVYPEYFVVVTAVVLLVSLLSTLYPAWRAARLSPVDIIRYE from the coding sequence ATGCGTTACGAGCTTCTCATCGGTCTGCGTTACTTGCGTGCCAAGCGCAAGGAGGCGTTCATCTCGCTGATCACCGGCTTCGCCACGGTTGGCCTGGTTATCGGCGTGATGACCCTCAACGTGGTGCTGGCCGTGTTCACCGGCTTCGAAGAGGATCTCCGTGACCGGATCCTCGGTTTCAATCCGCACGTGATCGTGCTCAGTTTCAGCGGCACGGTGGCCGACCCGGCCGAGGTCGCCAGGCGCCTAGAAGAAGTGCCGGGGGTCGGCGCCACGGCACCGGTGGTTTACGGGCAGGCGATGCTTTCGGCCCCGGGTGGCGTCGCCGGCGCCTTCGTTCGCGGTTTGGCGCCCGAGTCCGCCGCCGTACTCGACGTGCCGCGATTTCTGGTCGCCGGGCACATGGACGAGTTGCGGCGCACGCAACGGCGAACGACGGCGAGCGGGACGGCCGCAGAGCTGCCGGCAATCATCGTCGGTGCCGAACTGGCGCGCCGACTCGGCGTCGGTGTCGGCGACGCCGTCGACGTGATCTCGCCAGTGGCGACGACGGCGGCAGTCGGCACCGTGCCACGTATCGGTCGTTTCGTCGTCGTCGGTCTGTTCGATTCCGGCATGGCGGAGCACGACTCGTCGCTGGTGTACATGGACCTGCCCAGCGCGCAGCATTTCTTCGGTCTGGGGGCGGCGGTAACCGGCGTGGAGGTTCGTCTCACGGACCTTTACGCGGCGCGGGCGTTGGCCGGGACGATCGCGCATCACCTCGGTTTCCCCTTTGTCGTGCGCGACTGGATGGATCTCAACCGCAATCTGTTCGGCGCTCTGCGGGTCGGCAAGACGGTCTACTTCATCGTCATTCTGCTCATCGTTCTGGTGGCCGCTTTCAATGTCGTGTCGACGCTCGTCCTGGTGGTCATGGAGAAGCGGAAGGATATCGCCATCCTCAAGTCGATGGGGGCGACGCGCGCCGGTGTCGGACGCATCTTCGTCTCCAAGGGCCTGATCATCGGAACGGTCGGTACGGCGCTCGGCAACCTCCTGGCGCTCGGCGTCTGCTACCTGATCACCCAGTACCGCGTCATCGAGCTACCGCGCGACGTCTACGGCATGGACCGCCTGCAGGTGAAGGTCTATCCGGAGTACTTCGTCGTCGTTACGGCCGTGGTGCTGCTGGTCAGCTTGCTCTCCACCCTCTACCCGGCGTGGCGCGCCGCGCGCCTGTCGCCGGTCGACATCATCCGCTACGAGTAG
- the lysS gene encoding lysine--tRNA ligase, with protein MESDISDLEAVRRRKLDELRALGVNPYPNDFRPADTAEAVAARFGSLGREALDAGSETVSLAGRIVALRDFGRAAFLHLQDRSGRIQAYVKRDLVGEAAFGVFKAMDIGDFVGVVGRPFRTRTDELTIEAREVRLLGKALRPLPEKWHGLTDVEARYRQRYLDLIANPAVREVFVLRSRLIDRVRAFLTAREFVEVETPMMQPLPGGAAARPFVTHHNALDMDLYLRIAPELYLKRLLVGGLERVFEINRNFRNEGISVRHNPEFTMLEFYWAYATYLDLMQLTEDLVVTLADELLGRRVLQYGDWEVDLTPPWRRVSIPEYVAERAGVSLDAVLALDLPTLKTAAATLGFPVQQDYVGHYGPGAAGYLLVDLFEAVAEPELVQPTFVYEYPAAVSPLARRNADRAEFVDRFELFVVGRELCNAFSELNDPDDQRARFEEQLRARAAGDEEAHVMDEDFLRALEHGMPPAAGEGIGIDRLVMLFTNAASIRDVILFPHMRPERR; from the coding sequence GTGGAATCCGACATTTCCGATCTCGAAGCCGTTCGGCGGCGCAAGCTCGATGAGCTGCGCGCTCTGGGCGTCAACCCGTATCCGAACGATTTCCGTCCGGCCGATACTGCGGAGGCGGTAGCGGCGCGGTTCGGGTCTCTCGGGCGGGAGGCGTTGGATGCCGGTTCGGAGACGGTCAGCCTTGCCGGTCGGATCGTGGCGCTGCGCGATTTCGGCCGCGCCGCGTTCCTGCACTTGCAGGACCGCAGCGGGCGGATCCAGGCCTATGTGAAGCGCGACCTCGTCGGCGAGGCGGCGTTCGGGGTCTTCAAGGCGATGGACATCGGCGACTTCGTCGGCGTCGTCGGACGACCCTTCCGCACGCGGACGGACGAGCTGACGATCGAAGCGCGCGAGGTGCGCCTGCTCGGCAAGGCGTTGCGGCCGCTGCCGGAGAAGTGGCACGGCCTCACCGACGTCGAGGCGCGCTACCGGCAGCGTTATCTGGACCTCATTGCCAATCCGGCGGTGCGCGAGGTCTTCGTGCTGCGCTCGCGGCTGATCGACCGTGTGCGTGCTTTCCTGACGGCGCGCGAGTTCGTCGAGGTGGAGACCCCGATGATGCAGCCGCTGCCGGGAGGTGCGGCAGCGCGTCCGTTTGTCACGCACCACAACGCTCTCGACATGGACCTCTACCTCCGCATTGCGCCGGAGCTGTACCTGAAGCGGTTGCTGGTGGGCGGACTCGAGCGGGTCTTCGAGATCAATCGCAACTTCCGCAACGAGGGCATCTCGGTGCGTCACAATCCCGAATTCACGATGCTCGAATTCTACTGGGCTTACGCGACGTACCTGGACCTGATGCAACTGACCGAAGACCTGGTCGTGACGCTCGCCGACGAGCTGCTCGGGCGTCGTGTCCTTCAATACGGCGACTGGGAGGTTGACCTCACCCCGCCGTGGCGGCGGGTGTCGATTCCCGAGTACGTGGCGGAGCGGGCGGGCGTGTCCCTCGACGCCGTGCTGGCGCTCGATCTGCCGACCCTGAAGACGGCGGCGGCGACGCTTGGCTTTCCGGTGCAGCAGGACTACGTCGGGCACTACGGACCGGGTGCGGCGGGATACCTGCTGGTGGACCTCTTCGAGGCCGTGGCCGAGCCCGAACTGGTGCAGCCGACGTTCGTGTACGAGTACCCGGCCGCGGTCTCGCCGCTGGCCCGCCGCAATGCCGACCGCGCGGAGTTCGTCGATCGGTTCGAGCTGTTCGTCGTCGGCCGCGAGCTGTGCAACGCCTTCTCGGAGCTCAATGACCCCGACGACCAGCGGGCCCGTTTCGAGGAGCAACTGCGTGCCCGCGCGGCCGGTGACGAGGAGGCGCACGTGATGGACGAAGACTTCCTGCGCGCCCTCGAGCACGGCATGCCGCCGGCAGCGGGCGAGGGGATCGGCATCGACCGGCTCGTCATGCTATTCACCAACGCCGCCTCGATCCGCGACGTCATTCTGTTCCCGCACATGCGCCCGGAGCGGCGGTAG
- a CDS encoding trypsin-like serine protease, whose protein sequence is MKRSSVCCRVVAVAVSVAWFATAGVVKAASLEPRIVNGLTTTEYPTVGILYHPSGAFCSGTLIGCETFLTAAHCVCPSSTDTAAECLSRGGAQADGWLVFLAHGGVFDVGEIGIHPAYEFAVGGDLALVRLTVPVDGVAPSRINASMRPAFGTAGEIVGFGRSGGNPSTNVDFGVKRWGRMVTAPCDHVPDDANICWPFTGPVGPVGDDSNTCQGDSGGPLFVDFGDGPVVAGLTSGGLPNSCLVAPDGESFDTDVFVYRDFVRTVAGSDLDRTSCGSLPQVGTSGAKTSAFQGNLGAGSGALRYEVEVPEGASRLRVALNHQAESRAGQSDFDLYVRAGAPPTRETYDCRDFTGRPFGVCEIDAPAAGPWHILVDRFKGQGTAQVVATTFAGQTVACAGDCSGDGEVTVDDLVLMVAIAGGMAPLEDCAAGDANGDGSITIDDLIIAVGNAADGCGSGRGGLAA, encoded by the coding sequence GTGAAGCGATCGAGTGTCTGTTGTCGGGTTGTCGCGGTGGCGGTGTCCGTCGCCTGGTTCGCGACGGCGGGTGTCGTGAAGGCGGCGTCGCTGGAGCCTCGCATCGTCAACGGGTTGACCACGACCGAGTACCCAACCGTCGGCATTCTATACCATCCGTCCGGCGCCTTCTGTTCGGGCACCTTGATCGGTTGCGAGACTTTCCTGACCGCCGCCCACTGCGTGTGCCCGTCGAGCACGGACACGGCCGCAGAGTGCCTCTCCCGTGGCGGCGCGCAAGCGGACGGTTGGCTCGTATTCCTGGCGCACGGGGGGGTGTTCGACGTCGGCGAGATCGGCATCCATCCGGCTTACGAGTTTGCGGTTGGCGGCGATCTGGCGCTCGTGCGGTTGACCGTGCCGGTGGACGGTGTTGCACCGTCGCGCATTAACGCGTCGATGCGTCCTGCGTTCGGCACCGCGGGGGAAATCGTCGGCTTCGGTCGCAGCGGCGGGAACCCGAGCACCAATGTCGACTTCGGCGTGAAGCGGTGGGGACGCATGGTGACGGCGCCCTGCGATCATGTGCCCGACGATGCGAACATCTGCTGGCCGTTTACGGGTCCCGTCGGTCCGGTCGGCGATGACTCCAATACGTGCCAGGGCGACTCCGGAGGGCCGCTGTTCGTCGACTTCGGCGACGGGCCGGTGGTGGCCGGACTGACCTCCGGGGGGCTGCCCAATAGCTGCCTGGTGGCGCCGGATGGGGAGAGTTTCGACACCGACGTCTTCGTCTACCGGGACTTCGTCCGTACAGTTGCCGGGAGCGACCTGGATCGTACGTCGTGCGGGTCGCTGCCGCAGGTCGGAACCTCCGGGGCGAAGACGTCGGCGTTCCAGGGTAACCTCGGCGCCGGCAGCGGCGCGTTGCGCTACGAGGTGGAAGTGCCGGAAGGCGCCAGCCGTCTGCGTGTCGCCCTCAATCATCAGGCGGAGAGCCGTGCGGGACAGAGCGACTTCGACCTTTATGTCAGGGCCGGAGCGCCGCCGACGCGCGAAACTTACGATTGCCGTGACTTCACGGGGCGGCCGTTCGGCGTCTGCGAGATCGACGCCCCTGCCGCCGGTCCCTGGCATATTCTGGTCGACAGATTCAAAGGGCAGGGGACAGCCCAGGTGGTTGCCACGACCTTTGCGGGTCAGACGGTCGCTTGTGCCGGCGACTGCTCCGGCGACGGCGAGGTGACCGTCGACGACCTCGTGCTGATGGTTGCGATCGCCGGCGGCATGGCCCCGCTGGAGGATTGCGCCGCGGGAGACGCCAACGGCGACGGCTCGATTACGATCGACGACCTCATCATCGCGGTGGGCAACGCAGCGGATGGATGCGGATCAGGGCGTGGAGGCTTGGCGGCCTGA
- a CDS encoding type II toxin-antitoxin system HicA family toxin has protein sequence MSKLPGVSSDQVARALRRAGFVYAPKRGKGSHMAFYKLDAAGKVRLVIVPKRKELPHGTLRAIIEQAGLTTAEFIDLL, from the coding sequence ATGAGCAAGCTGCCCGGTGTCTCCTCCGACCAGGTTGCACGGGCATTACGACGCGCCGGCTTCGTGTACGCGCCGAAGCGGGGTAAGGGGAGCCACATGGCGTTCTACAAGCTCGACGCTGCTGGCAAGGTCCGCCTCGTCATCGTGCCGAAGCGGAAGGAGCTGCCCCATGGGACATTGCGCGCGATCATAGAACAAGCCGGCCTCACCACGGCGGAGTTCATCGATCTCCTGTAG
- a CDS encoding type II toxin-antitoxin system HicB family antitoxin, which produces MRTYSMTAVIWKEKDAYVSKCPETGVASCGDTPEEALNNLKEAVELYLDNAKRLGLLRELRPILTAPGKFTASFAASVR; this is translated from the coding sequence ATGCGAACGTACAGCATGACCGCTGTGATCTGGAAGGAAAAGGATGCTTACGTCTCGAAGTGCCCGGAAACGGGCGTTGCAAGCTGCGGCGACACCCCCGAGGAGGCGTTGAACAACCTGAAGGAAGCGGTGGAACTGTACCTCGATAATGCCAAGCGGTTGGGTCTGTTGCGCGAACTCCGCCCGATTCTGACCGCACCCGGGAAGTTCACAGCATCGTTCGCTGCCTCTGTCAGATGA